The Deinococcus sonorensis KR-87 genome includes a window with the following:
- the dnaG gene encoding DNA primase codes for MGSKEEIRSRLEISDVIGEYVQLTPAGRGRLKGLCPFHKEKTPSFQVDTEQGYFYCFGCKAGGDMFSFVQRVENLSFGDAMRKLADKAGVTVETRYGEKSSRDLYDVNRFALEYFREHLPGPGLEYFQRRGLTDHTIERFELGYAPDGWDGLLKRARARGLSERQLLEAGLLSENVESGRVYDRFRGRVMFPIRDHLGRLVGFGGRVLGDEKPKYLNTPETEVFHKGELLYGLNLAREGMRDQTSAPELVVVEGYMDVIAMQQAGFSGAVATLGTALTAEHATLLSRLGVSSLSLMFDRDEAGLKATLSGLDQVVGASFRVRATSVPSGKDPADAIMSGDIEAVRRALASGIDEIRFQVDALVRQHGSSTTEGKRKILMALLPRMQNLDPTDDGAKEMRRLACDALDMEPARLVEWIASKARRKTLSDTQLVGMSSSRSEEDHELALLRQILVNPNLLAKLDGQTPWRNQTVGKVMLAAQGASSPDAILELFRGQPEEQLLIRLMFEGRDPGAHSRAAAEAYQQKVGGYAAAAVDDIQVGLTIDSLRSEVELLKAQISSAAPAEQLTMLRQIQELQRAIEAEKRTRRSS; via the coding sequence GTGGGCAGCAAAGAGGAAATCCGGTCACGTTTGGAAATTTCAGACGTGATTGGCGAGTACGTGCAGCTCACGCCCGCCGGACGCGGCCGCCTGAAGGGGCTGTGCCCCTTTCACAAAGAAAAGACGCCCAGCTTTCAGGTGGACACCGAGCAGGGCTACTTCTACTGTTTCGGCTGCAAGGCGGGCGGCGACATGTTCAGCTTCGTGCAGCGTGTCGAGAACCTGTCGTTCGGCGACGCCATGCGCAAGCTGGCCGACAAGGCCGGCGTCACGGTCGAGACGCGGTACGGCGAGAAGTCCAGCCGCGACCTCTATGACGTCAACCGCTTCGCGCTGGAGTACTTCCGCGAGCACCTCCCCGGACCGGGCCTGGAGTATTTTCAGCGGCGCGGCCTCACCGACCACACCATCGAGCGCTTTGAGCTGGGGTACGCCCCGGACGGCTGGGACGGCCTGCTGAAGCGCGCCCGGGCGCGCGGCCTGAGCGAACGGCAGCTGCTGGAAGCGGGCCTGCTCAGCGAGAACGTGGAATCCGGGCGGGTCTACGACCGTTTCCGGGGCCGGGTGATGTTCCCGATCCGTGACCACCTGGGCCGGCTGGTGGGCTTCGGGGGTCGGGTGCTGGGCGACGAAAAACCCAAGTACCTGAACACGCCGGAAACCGAGGTGTTCCACAAGGGGGAGCTGCTGTACGGCCTGAACCTCGCCCGGGAGGGCATGCGGGATCAGACGTCGGCCCCGGAACTGGTGGTGGTGGAAGGCTACATGGACGTGATCGCCATGCAGCAGGCGGGGTTCAGTGGGGCGGTCGCCACCCTCGGCACCGCGCTGACCGCTGAGCACGCCACCCTGCTGTCCCGGCTGGGCGTCAGCAGCCTGAGCCTGATGTTCGACCGCGACGAGGCCGGGCTGAAGGCCACCCTGTCGGGGCTGGATCAGGTGGTGGGTGCCAGCTTCCGGGTGCGCGCCACCAGCGTGCCGAGCGGCAAGGACCCGGCCGACGCGATCATGTCGGGCGACATCGAGGCGGTGCGCCGGGCGCTGGCGAGCGGCATCGACGAGATCCGCTTTCAGGTGGACGCGCTGGTGCGCCAGCACGGGAGCAGCACCACCGAGGGCAAGCGGAAGATCCTGATGGCGCTGCTGCCGCGCATGCAGAACCTGGACCCCACCGACGACGGCGCCAAGGAAATGCGCCGGCTGGCCTGCGACGCGCTGGACATGGAACCGGCCCGGCTGGTGGAGTGGATCGCCTCCAAGGCCCGCCGCAAAACGCTCAGCGACACCCAGCTGGTGGGCATGAGCAGCAGCCGCAGCGAGGAGGATCACGAGCTGGCGCTGCTGCGGCAGATTCTGGTGAACCCCAACCTGCTGGCCAAGCTGGACGGCCAGACGCCCTGGCGCAACCAGACGGTCGGCAAGGTCATGCTGGCCGCGCAGGGCGCCAGCAGCCCGGATGCGATCCTGGAGCTGTTCCGGGGCCAGCCGGAGGAGCAGCTGCTGATCCGGCTGATGTTCGAGGGCCGTGACCCCGGGGCGCACTCGCGGGCCGCCGCCGAGGCCTACCAGCAGAAGGTGGGCGGCTACGCGGCCGCCGCCGTGGACGACATTCAGGTGGGGCTGACCATCGACTCGCTGCGCAGTGAGGTGGAGCTGCTCAAGGCCCAGATCTCCAGCGCCGCGCCGGCCGAACAGCTGACCATGTTGCGCCAGATCCAGGAATTGCAGCGCGCCATCGAAGCCGAGAAACGCACCCGCCGCAGCAGCTGA
- a CDS encoding sensor domain-containing protein: protein MKADDVFQSTLRDLMRLYAPQATLLAQVGHDLLWVSADGRSDLQDDRALVPPDEWLERGELTWLTRDGTLLGLLWSEHQPVSPEAVESLTLLLVAARQDRGSTESGLLISQLPAPVAWLDDTLKFQQVSQHFLTLHGLSEPQVVGRTVQQVFPERTQLPQLLQRTLSGQPVRLPVERVAGPAGTLWLRGEARPYFARSRAGLLWTTQDASAERQLGLQLDSLLDDVDALLALLDHQGRVQNASAALLALNPPHAAELLGAPFWTWPCWEQSPQPQLKEMVDLARQGGAARTDIRLVGGRLLRVSLRGDLPGRALLSAECSDLSALHELEEQAALHSSLLREILSRSSEATLLLNQNGRVTLANEEAAQLLGIDASRLLGAPFARLLGDMGVQVYDASGQHRLTHDLWPRELEPAEQELTLVSATGVRRTVRRLLSPLPNLEGQRPGAMLNLRDITALRRVEARLRHDTHHDPLTGLLNRTGLRAQLMEQQGQPRTVLTLSLDGCSALSAALGRTASDALLIQLAARLLTGRRGSQVARLSDHRFALLAAPRSDSPEQLQVTAELELYELERLLAAPFRVAGQPRTLSFTVGAAHGTVSADDVEGLLVQAETALVYAAHQGAGLSAVYHQAMQTQVARDFRLEQELPGAVMAGQFALSYQPVISLQTGEVQSAEALMRWHHPELGTLTPAMFLPLAARTQVIGQLGEWAIQAAMQDRAAWQRAHPGVRVSVNLSLDELLRQDDLEQLLPLLHAQGAPDFEMSAGSLLHYSERTLNLLERLREAGAGLWVDDFGDGASSLTALERFPLSGIKLHPSFVARLPHERAVRLLEGTTALASSLGLSVTAVGVETAEQLEVLRQAGVGAAQGYLYAAPMTAGELSGWQLQPHGVVV from the coding sequence ATGAAGGCAGATGACGTGTTCCAGAGTACCCTCCGCGACCTGATGCGGCTGTATGCCCCCCAGGCCACCCTGCTGGCCCAGGTGGGCCATGACCTGCTGTGGGTTAGCGCCGATGGGCGCAGCGACCTGCAGGACGACCGCGCCCTGGTGCCGCCCGACGAATGGCTGGAGCGTGGTGAGCTGACCTGGCTGACGCGCGACGGCACGCTGCTGGGCCTGCTGTGGTCCGAGCATCAGCCGGTGTCGCCGGAGGCAGTGGAGTCGCTGACGCTGCTGCTGGTGGCGGCCCGGCAGGACCGCGGCAGCACCGAGAGCGGCCTGCTGATCAGCCAGCTCCCGGCCCCGGTGGCCTGGCTGGACGACACGCTGAAGTTCCAGCAGGTCAGCCAGCACTTTCTGACGCTGCACGGCCTGAGCGAGCCGCAGGTGGTGGGCCGCACTGTGCAGCAGGTGTTCCCGGAGCGTACCCAGCTGCCGCAGCTGCTGCAGCGCACATTGAGCGGTCAGCCGGTGCGGCTGCCGGTGGAGCGGGTGGCCGGACCGGCCGGCACCCTGTGGCTGCGGGGTGAGGCACGGCCGTACTTCGCGCGCAGCCGTGCCGGGCTGCTGTGGACCACCCAGGACGCCAGCGCCGAGCGCCAGCTGGGCCTGCAGCTCGACAGCCTGCTGGACGATGTGGACGCGCTGCTGGCCCTGCTGGACCATCAGGGCCGGGTGCAGAACGCCAGCGCCGCGCTGCTGGCGCTGAACCCGCCGCACGCCGCCGAACTGCTCGGCGCCCCGTTCTGGACCTGGCCGTGCTGGGAGCAGAGCCCGCAGCCGCAGCTGAAGGAGATGGTGGACCTGGCCCGCCAGGGCGGCGCGGCCCGCACCGACATCCGGCTGGTGGGCGGACGCCTGCTGCGGGTGAGCCTGCGCGGCGACCTGCCGGGCCGCGCGCTGCTCAGCGCCGAGTGCAGCGACCTGAGCGCCCTGCACGAGCTGGAAGAACAGGCCGCGCTGCACAGCAGCCTGCTGCGCGAGATCCTGAGCCGCAGCAGCGAGGCGACCCTGCTGCTCAACCAGAACGGCCGGGTGACGCTGGCCAACGAGGAGGCGGCCCAGCTGCTGGGCATTGACGCCAGCCGGCTGCTGGGCGCGCCCTTCGCCCGGCTGCTGGGCGACATGGGCGTGCAGGTCTATGACGCCAGCGGGCAGCATCGCCTGACGCACGACCTGTGGCCCAGAGAACTGGAACCGGCCGAGCAGGAGCTGACCCTGGTCAGCGCGACCGGGGTGCGCCGCACGGTGCGGCGGCTGCTCAGTCCGCTGCCGAACCTGGAGGGCCAACGGCCCGGCGCCATGCTGAACCTGCGCGACATCACGGCGCTGCGGCGGGTGGAGGCCCGGCTGCGCCACGACACCCACCATGACCCGCTGACCGGGCTGCTCAACCGCACCGGGCTGCGCGCCCAGCTCATGGAACAGCAGGGCCAGCCGCGCACGGTGCTGACGCTCAGCCTGGACGGCTGCTCGGCGCTGAGCGCCGCGCTGGGCCGCACCGCCAGCGACGCCCTGCTGATTCAGCTGGCGGCCCGGCTGCTGACCGGACGGCGCGGCAGCCAGGTGGCCCGCCTGAGCGACCACCGTTTCGCGCTGCTGGCTGCCCCGCGCTCCGACAGCCCCGAGCAGCTGCAGGTCACGGCCGAGCTGGAGCTGTATGAGCTGGAGCGGCTGCTGGCCGCGCCGTTCCGGGTGGCCGGGCAGCCACGCACCCTGAGCTTCACGGTGGGCGCGGCGCACGGCACCGTCTCGGCCGACGATGTGGAGGGGCTCTTGGTCCAGGCGGAAACGGCGCTGGTCTATGCCGCCCACCAGGGCGCCGGGCTCAGCGCGGTGTACCACCAGGCGATGCAGACGCAGGTGGCTCGCGACTTCCGGCTGGAGCAGGAGCTGCCCGGCGCGGTGATGGCCGGACAGTTCGCGCTGAGCTACCAGCCGGTGATCTCGCTGCAGACCGGTGAGGTGCAGAGCGCCGAGGCGCTGATGCGCTGGCATCACCCGGAACTCGGGACCCTGACCCCGGCGATGTTCCTGCCGCTGGCTGCCCGCACCCAGGTGATCGGGCAGCTGGGCGAGTGGGCGATTCAGGCGGCCATGCAGGACCGCGCCGCGTGGCAGCGCGCCCACCCTGGCGTGCGGGTGAGCGTCAACCTGAGCCTGGACGAACTGCTGCGCCAGGACGACCTGGAACAGCTGCTGCCGCTGCTGCACGCGCAGGGCGCCCCCGACTTCGAGATGAGCGCCGGCAGCCTGCTGCACTACTCGGAGCGCACCCTGAACCTGCTGGAACGGCTGCGTGAGGCGGGCGCGGGCCTGTGGGTGGACGACTTCGGCGACGGCGCGTCCAGCCTCACGGCGCTGGAACGCTTTCCGCTGAGCGGCATCAAGCTGCACCCCTCCTTTGTGGCGCGGCTGCCGCACGAGCGGGCGGTGCGGCTGCTGGAAGGCACCACCGCGCTGGCCTCCAGCCTGGGCCTGAGCGTCACGGCGGTGGGTGTAGAAACGGCCGAACAGCTGGAGGTGCTGCGGCAGGCGGGCGTGGGCGCGGCCCAGGGCTACCTGTACGCCGCCCCGATGACCGCCGGTGAGCTGAGCGGCTGGCAGTTGCAGCCGCACGGCGTGGTGGTGTAG
- a CDS encoding NAD(P)H-hydrate dehydratase yields the protein MIVPTALMQAEPVLTSEGVRRMDAQLERAGLLELSMEAAGRAVAQLVCSRWPGKRVLLLAGSGANGGDAYVAARLLLAAGQPVNLLGLPVRHPLARRQRARFRAVDGAPLALNAATLRRALADADVVVDGLLGTGFVPPLRASLAALLGQLRASGRPVVAIDLPSGLDAGSPQAPDDVLQAAVSVTFAGPRPAHLYGTAAVACGELVVASLEVPPGWAQAQAVALRPTDAELGRLLPRRTAGAHKGTAGRVWVVGGHPGTVGAPVLSGVGALRAGAGLVTLYTAAPELGPLAVGVAPELMVRVEPDLRTLQDAARPDALALGMGLGPDAEQLARLALSWQLPTVLDADALQPGLRGHGHDRVVWTPHPGEAARLLACATEEVVADPLKAARELQQQYGGVVVLKGGPTTVAGPDEVYVARGGHPGMASAGMGDTLSGIIAALLGQGLSPLEAALCGVRLHARAGERAGARHGYGLVATDVADELGAAWLDLLAAPG from the coding sequence ATGATTGTGCCGACTGCCCTGATGCAAGCCGAGCCGGTGCTGACCTCTGAGGGGGTGCGGCGGATGGACGCGCAACTGGAGCGGGCGGGCCTGCTGGAGCTGAGCATGGAGGCCGCCGGGCGGGCGGTGGCGCAGCTGGTGTGCTCGCGCTGGCCGGGGAAGCGGGTGCTGCTGCTGGCCGGCAGCGGCGCCAACGGAGGAGACGCCTACGTGGCGGCGCGGCTGCTGCTCGCGGCCGGGCAACCGGTCAACCTGCTGGGCCTGCCGGTCCGGCATCCGCTGGCGCGGCGGCAGCGGGCGCGGTTCCGGGCGGTGGACGGCGCGCCGCTGGCCCTGAACGCGGCCACTCTGCGCCGGGCGCTCGCGGACGCGGATGTGGTGGTGGACGGGCTGCTCGGCACCGGCTTCGTGCCGCCGCTGCGGGCCTCCCTGGCCGCGCTGCTCGGTCAGCTGCGGGCGTCGGGGCGGCCGGTGGTGGCGATTGACCTGCCGTCCGGGCTGGATGCCGGGAGCCCGCAGGCGCCGGATGACGTGCTCCAGGCTGCCGTGAGCGTCACCTTCGCCGGCCCCCGGCCGGCGCACCTGTATGGCACGGCGGCGGTGGCCTGCGGAGAGCTGGTGGTGGCCAGCCTGGAGGTGCCGCCCGGCTGGGCGCAGGCCCAGGCGGTGGCCCTGCGGCCCACGGACGCCGAGCTGGGCCGCCTGCTGCCGCGCCGCACTGCCGGTGCTCACAAGGGCACGGCGGGCCGGGTCTGGGTGGTGGGCGGGCATCCCGGCACGGTGGGCGCGCCGGTGCTGAGCGGTGTGGGCGCGCTGCGAGCCGGGGCCGGGCTGGTGACGCTCTACACGGCCGCCCCTGAGCTGGGGCCGCTGGCGGTGGGGGTGGCGCCGGAGCTGATGGTCCGGGTCGAGCCGGACCTCCGCACGCTTCAGGACGCCGCCCGGCCCGACGCGCTGGCGCTGGGCATGGGCCTGGGGCCGGATGCCGAACAGCTGGCCCGGCTGGCCCTCTCCTGGCAGCTGCCTACCGTGCTGGACGCCGACGCGCTGCAGCCGGGACTGCGCGGCCACGGCCACGACCGGGTGGTCTGGACCCCCCATCCCGGCGAGGCGGCCCGGCTGCTGGCCTGCGCGACGGAGGAGGTCGTGGCCGATCCGCTGAAGGCCGCCCGTGAGTTGCAGCAGCAGTACGGCGGCGTGGTGGTGCTCAAGGGTGGCCCCACCACCGTCGCGGGGCCGGATGAGGTGTACGTGGCGCGCGGTGGGCACCCAGGCATGGCCAGCGCGGGCATGGGCGACACGCTGAGCGGCATCATCGCGGCGCTGCTGGGCCAGGGACTGTCCCCCCTGGAAGCTGCCCTGTGCGGGGTGCGGCTGCACGCCCGCGCCGGAGAGCGGGCCGGGGCGCGGCATGGCTATGGGCTGGTGGCCACCGACGTGGCCGACGAGCTGGGTGCGGCCTGGCTGGACCTGCTGGCCGCACCCGGCTGA
- the xseB gene encoding exodeoxyribonuclease VII small subunit, giving the protein MPRKPAAPTTYQEAYRVLSRIALELDGGEADLDRVLPLIEEAQVAYQVCRSRIEALRSALDELAGGLPDPLDDPGDDEDDDSDE; this is encoded by the coding sequence ATGCCGCGCAAGCCTGCCGCTCCCACCACCTACCAGGAGGCCTACCGGGTGCTGTCGCGCATCGCGCTGGAACTTGACGGCGGCGAGGCCGACCTGGACCGGGTGCTGCCACTGATCGAGGAGGCGCAGGTCGCCTATCAGGTGTGCCGCAGCCGCATTGAGGCGCTGCGTTCGGCGCTGGACGAGCTGGCCGGGGGTCTTCCGGACCCGCTGGATGACCCAGGCGACGACGAGGACGACGACTCGGACGAGTAG
- the ndk gene encoding nucleoside-diphosphate kinase yields the protein MERTFAMIKPDGVQRGLTAEILARIQRKGYRVVGLKQFVIPRELAETHYAEHKERPFFGELVTFITSGPVVAIALEGENAILGWRGMMGATNPANAAPGTIRADYATTTGENVTHGSDSPESAERELGLFFKPEELL from the coding sequence ATGGAACGCACCTTTGCCATGATCAAACCCGACGGCGTGCAGCGTGGACTGACCGCCGAGATTCTCGCCCGCATCCAGCGCAAGGGCTACCGCGTGGTGGGCCTCAAGCAGTTCGTGATTCCGCGTGAGCTGGCCGAGACCCATTACGCCGAGCACAAGGAGCGGCCTTTCTTCGGTGAACTGGTGACCTTCATCACCAGCGGCCCGGTGGTCGCCATCGCGCTGGAAGGCGAGAACGCCATCCTGGGCTGGCGCGGCATGATGGGCGCCACCAACCCCGCCAACGCCGCGCCCGGCACTATCCGCGCCGACTACGCCACCACCACCGGCGAGAACGTGACGCACGGCTCCGACAGCCCCGAGAGCGCCGAGCGCGAGCTGGGGCTGTTCTTCAAGCCCGAAGAGCTGCTGTAA